Within Terriglobales bacterium, the genomic segment ACATCGAGCGATTGCGGCTCCCGAACCATCTGGAGGCAGAGGGCGTCGACGTACGTGTGCTGAGTTTGGATATCTGCGTATTCCTGCGCGACGAGTTTGAACACGCGTTGCCAGAGGCCGCCGGCGTAGGACATGACGTTGGATTTGTCGGCCATGAGGACGCGCTTCCGGCCATGCGAGCGTGCGTAATCGAAGGCGAAGCGGATGATCCGCTCGACACCTTTGCGAGTGTTGATGTCTTCCTGGGTAGCGACTTCGTCGGGGGTGTCTTTCTTGAAGTAGCCGCCCATGTCCATGTAAACGCCCTCGGTGTTTTCGCGAATGACGACGAAGTCGATGTTGCGGGCGTTCTTCAGTGGGCAGAGGCTTTCGTCAAGAAGCTTTACCGGACGGACGTTTGCGTACAGGTCCATCTTGAAGCGCATGCCGAGGAGGATTTCCTTGGCATGGATGTTGGTTGGAACGCGCGGGTCGCCGAGTGCGCCGACGAAGATGGCGTCGAAGTCGCGGGCGAGCATTTGGAAGCCATCGGTGGGGATCGTTGTTCCGTCGGCGAGGTAACGGTCGGCGCCCCAGTCGAACAGGGTGAAGTCGAGAGGGGCGCCGGTCGCTTGGAGGACTTCGAGAGCCTGGGGGATTACTTCCTTGCCGATGCCGTCGCCCGGCACCACTGCTATGCGTTTACGATTTGCGTTCACGCCGGACAAGATAACAGATCGGACACCTACTTACCCTGAGTGGGCGCAGCCTTGACACGGGAATACTCAAACTGCACGGTTGAAGATTTTCCGTCTGGACCTACCCACGTCCATTCCTGCACATGATGGTCTTTGTCGATCAGGCGGATGGTGAGATCACGCATGGAACCGGATTTGCCGTCGTCGTTGGTGAGGTCCTTGAATTTGAAGGCGATGACCTTGGTGTCGTTGGAGGGCTCTGAGATCATCCGTGGCTGGTTACCCATGGCGCAATAGTGGGTGGCGACGAGTTTGTCGCCATCGGTGTGGAACATGGTGATCATGTTGCCCGCACCTTCCTCGGGCATCCGCTGTTCGAGCATGATGGCGGAATCGCCGGAGACGACGGTATAGGTTTCGGTGCCGACCTTTCCGTCGACCTTTCCCTCCCAGTCACCAGCGAGAGTCCTCAGCGCATCGAAGCGAGGATTGTTGATCTTGACTTTGTGCTCCTGCCCGAAGGCTAATCCGGATGCAAGGAGCAGGGTCAACAGCATGATATGGGACTTCATTTCGTCCTCCTAAACCGCGGAATCATAGCGCAACGTACGCGGAAGCGGAACTAAGGTGGGCCATTTATAATCGAAGTTTGGGCTATGGACAGAACTCCTCTCTATGAACGGCTGGTTTCAGCCGGGGCACAATTCGGGGAATATTGCGGGGCGGAAACCGCGCGCGGGTTTGGCGATCCTAAGGCCGAATATCGAGCGCTAATCTCCGGTTGCGGCGTTTACGACCTGGGTTGGCGGGCGAAGATCGTGCTGACCGGGGCCGACCGAGTGCGTTGGGCGAACGGCATGGTGACGAACAACGTTCGAGACCTCGCGGAAGGACACGGGAATTACAGCTTTCTGTTGAACGCGCAGGGGCGAATCCAAGGCGACGTGTACGTCTACAACATGGGCGATCACCTGCTTTGCGATACCGAGCGTTGGCAGGCACCAAAGATCCTGGAACTGTTCGACAAGTTCATCATCATGGATGACGTAGAGGTCACGGACGTCAGCGGAAAATTGAGTGGAATTGCGGTGCAGGGGCCGGAGTCACTGAAGGTGCTGCGAGGGCTTGGGCTGACCATAGCCGATGAGGTAGAGCCACTCAAGGTTCAGCAGATGGTGTGGAACGGAATCGGGATCTCAGTGACGCGGATGGCGAGCGAGGTCGCGAAGACGTTTGAGATCTGGCTTACGGGCGAGAATGTTCCAAAGCTTTGGGATGCCCTGGTTGGAACTGGAGCTAGACCTGTCGGCACCGATGCGTTGGAGATGTTCCGAGTGGCTGCAGGTGTGCCGCGGTACGGTCTGGATATCACCGATAAATACATTCCGCAGGAAACGGAGCAGTTTCACGCACTGCACTTTTCCAAGGGTTGCTACCTGGGACAGGAGATCGTGGAGCGAGTCCGCTCGCGAGGGGCCGTACACAGGCACTACATCGGATATCGGATCCATGGTCCGGCACCGACGCCTGGAACCGAAGTGCAGGTCGATGGAAAGAAAGTGGGAGAGATCACCAGTGCGTTGAGCGTTCCCGTTGGCGATGGAGAACGAACGTACGGGTTGGGTTACATCCGCAAGGAACTGGGCGAACCCGGCAGTAAGGTTCAAGTAAATGGGCAGGAGGCGGAAGTGGCAGCTCCGCCTTTCGACGAAGCGCTAAAACAAGGGTGAGAATCGAGAGTTATGGCTGACAAAAAGAACGAGGAATTTACAGTAGCAGACCGCCGGCGGTTTTCGTTTGAGGACGGCGAAATTCATGACAACCCGGAGCGCGCGCAGCGTCCGGAAGAGAAGGCGTCCGAGTCTGCGAAGCCGCTCGAGGCCGCGCCACAGGAAACGAAGAAGGCAGAAATAAAGGAGTTTCCAAAAAAGGAAACGGTGACCGAACCGGAAGCGGCGACTGACACCGCGACCGGTCAGCAGCATCCTCCGCTCAGCGAGGCAGATAAAAAGGCGGGCGACACGGGGTTCGCACAAGCTTCCAAGGCGATCGACGATCAGATCCGTGCGCAACTTGGGCGCAAAGCCGAAGATTTTCAGATGAGCTTCGATCGTTTTGTCGCTTCGCTCTACATGACCGCGCTGATGCAAATGGGGCTGTTACACGAGCAAGGCGGCCAGCCGCGAGTCGATTTGCTCGGAGCACGCCAGACGATCGACACGCTGGTGCTAATCCGCGACAAGACAAAGGGAAATCTGACGCCCCAGGAAGAAAACCTGCTGAGCAACTCGCTGTACGAAGTGCAGATGGCGTACGTGGAGGTTACGAACGCGGTCACGCGACAGGTGCAGCCTGCTCCTCCGGGAGCAGTACCGAATCCGTTCGTCAAGAAATGAAAGCGACACTGACCGTTCTAGGAAGCGGTACGTCGATGGGAGTACCGACGATCGGTTGCACCTGCGCGGTGTGCCGGTCGGAAGATCCCATGGACAAACGCACACGTCCGTCGGTGATGGTCACTTACGGCGACAGAACGGTGGTGATCGATACGACTCCGGATTTCCGGCAGCAGGCGATCCGGGAGGGAATCCGCAAAGTGGACGCGGTGCTGTACACGCACGCGCACGCGGATCACATTCTTGGATTGGATGATCTGCGTCCACTGACGTTCTGGAGTGGAGATATTCCGCTCTATGCAGATGCGGCCACCATGTCGCGGCTGAAAGAGATCTTCGGCTACATATTTTCGGGTGAGTACAGATTCGGCGGATCATCAACGCTGGTTTTGAAGGATCTGGCGGGGGACATCGAGTTGTTCGGCGCCAGCTTTCGTCCGGTGAAGGTGAAACACGGAGACGCAGAGATCCTGGCGTTCCGGTTTGGCTCGGCCGCGTACGTGACAGACTTTTCGGATATCCCTGAAAGTGCAATTCCCATGCTTGAGGGACTCGACCTGCTGTTCCTAGACGCGCTGCGGCACAAGCCGCACCCGACGCATTCGTCGCTTTCCAATTCACTGGCGCTGGTTGAGCGCCTGAAACCGAAACGGGCCTTTTTTACGCATATCTCACATGACCTGCCTCATGCTGAAACGAACGCCGTGCTGCCGGGGAACGTGCGGCTTTCGCATGACGGGTTGAAGCTTGAATTCGAAATCTGATGCAGATATTCCGACACCTTCAGGATGTTCCCAAAGATTTTGGGCCGACGATTGTGAGCGTCGGAAACTTCGACGGTATCCACCGCGCACACCAAGCGGTACTGCACGAGATGCTCACACGGGCACGCGCCGGCGGCATGAAGGCGATGGCGGTGACGTTTGATCCGCATCCAACCAGAATTCTGCGCCCGGATGCGGAACTTAAACTGATCACGCCTTTGCCTGTGAAGCTGAAGCTGTTTGAGAAAACAGGAATCGATGCACTGCTGGTGCTGCCGTTTACTCGCGATCTGTCGATGATGACACCGCAGGAGTTCGTGCGGCAGATCCTAGTCGACGCATTGAACGTTAGAGAAGTACACGAAGGCTATAACTTCCATTTTGGGCACAAGGCTTCCGGAAACGTGGACGTGCTGCGTGAGTTCGGCAGAGAGCATGGATTCAAAGTGTTTGTGTATCCCGAGATGACGCTGCGGGGCGAGAAGGTCTCCAGCACCGAAGTCAGGCGCCTGTTGTGCGAAGGAAACGTCAGCAAAGCGAGGCATCTGCTCGGTCGAGTATTTTCGATTCACTCGAGTCCGGGGCGAGGAAGGGGTTACGGGCATAAGTACACGGTGCCGACTATAAACCTCGTGCCATACGAGGAGTTGATTCCGCGCGACGGCGTGTACATTACACGGTCAAAGATCGGCGATGTGTGCTTCGATTCGGTGACGAATGTCGGGGTGCGTCCGACGTTCGGCCCAGATTCATTTGCGATTGAAAGCCACATGCTGAACTTTCATCCGATCGAACTGATGGCACAGACCCCAGTCGAGTTGATTTATCTGAAGTGGATCAGGCCGGAGATGAAGTTTTCTTCCACTGAGGCACTGCGCGACCAGATCGCAAAAGATGTCCATAAGGCCCGGCGGTTCTTCCACCATCTAAAAACGCGAGAGCAACTGGTCTAGCGGTTCACGTCGACTGTGATTGGACCGTCCGTCTGAAGGCGGACGCGGGTGATGCGCTTCGGCCGGGGTACTTCCGCAACGGCGTCGGCGTGCACGATGTAGTGTCCGTTTGGCAGGGCTGCCGAGAAACGGACTTCCTTCCTCAATGTGGGCACGAGTTGCTGGTGTTCGTAGCCGAGTGTGAAGGCCTTGCCGACTTCATTCACCGCAACTACGACTACGGTGATATCGAATACTTCCCGCGAACCATTGGTGACTTCGACAGAACCAGACAAGGTGTTGGAATTCAGAGCGGGAGCTTTGAGCCAGCGAATGGCGAGGTCGTCAGAGATTTCGATGACGAAATCGCGAACGATGGTTTTTCCCGTTGTGTCAGTGACTGAGACTTTGAAGCGGAATGTGCCGTTCTCGGTGGGGATGCCGGAGAGGGCACCGGAATCATTCTTAAGGCCAATACCGGGCGGGAGGTTTCCCTCTGTCTGAGCCCAGCGGTAAGGCTTGGCACCGCCGGTCATAGAGATCATGGCGGAGTAGGAGCGGTCGACGTTTCCAGAAGGAAGGGCAGTGGTCTGAAACGCAAGCGCCTGAGTCGGCGTCTGCGCCAGCGAAGAGCCGATTACAACAGCAACGAACAAAACCGCGCAACAGAATCGCACCCATTGATTATAGGTGCACTGCAACAAATCGAGGCCCACGCCGTTCGGGGCCGCTTCACTCTGGGTTGATGTCCCTGGGTGTGACTTGTAGCCTTGCGGAGCGCCGCAGTTAGAGCTAGGATGCGGCGCGGTATATGGGAGCGCAGGCGTGAATCCCGCCGCCGTAGCGCTTTTCGGCCTGGAGGGCGTGATGAGATTACAGCGATTGATGCTTCTGATGATTGTGCTTCTGTCTGTGTTTGCGTTGGCGCAGACGAGGATCGTAATTCCCGCGGGCACTCCCGAAGATAAGGCGTTGACTGCGATCGGGCAGGAAGGGGATGCCCAAGCGCGGACGAAGATGCTGGAGGAGTTCGTAGCGAACTTCGCCTCGAACCCGGCAGCCGTGGCGTACGGAAACTGGCAGTTGTCGCAGCAGTTCATGGGCAGCGATGCAACGAAAGCGCTCGATTACGGCGACAAAGCCCTGGCTGCGATGCCGGACGTCATCGATATTCTGCAGTCGCAAACGGACATCGCACAGCAGGCAAAGAACTATTCGAAAGTTGTGGATTACGCGACACGCGCCGCTGTTGTGATCAACGGCATTTCGAAGCAGCCAAAGCCGGAAGGAACGGACGAGGAATCGTGGAAGGGGTCGGTGCAACAGCAACGCCAGCAGGCCCAGCCGACCTACGATTATCTTGCTGCCGCGGCGTACAACGCGATGGGGGCGGAAACCGACCCGAAGAAGCGAGTGGCTGAAATCGAGAAGTTTACGCAGTCATTTACTGGCTCGCCATTGATGGAGAATGCCAATCTGCTGGCGATTGCCAGTTTCCAGGAAATGAATGACCTGGCGAAGATGGCGAGTTTTGGAGAGAAGGCGCTTAAGGCGGATCCGAATAATGCGTCCTTGCTTACGTTGATGGCGAATGCATTTGCAGAAGATCCGAAAGGCGCAGAGTTGACGAAGGCTGATGCCTACGCGAGAAAGGCAATCGAGATCGTTAAGGCCGACACGACGTCGCCGGAAGAGAAGAAACTGGTAACGGAGGGCTTCGCGCACCAGGTGCTTGGATATACATTGCTGCGGCAAGAGAACACTCCGGCAGCGATTGCGGAATTGAAGACCGCCTCGGCGATGCTGAAGAGCGATCCGGCGAAGTACTCGATTACGTTGTATCGCCTCGGGTTCGCTTATGCGAAATCGAACCAGGTGGCGAATGCAAAGCAGGTACTGACGGAGGCCACGGAAGTGGACGGTCCGTTCAAAGAGGCGGCGAAGGAGTTGCTGGGGAAAGTGAACGCAGCCAAGCCGGCGCGGAAGAAGTGAGAATCAGGAAGTGCAATCAAGGGCATTGCCTTACGGGCGATGCCCTTATTTTTTCTTGGTGAGTTCGTCTGACAACAGGTGCGCCTTCAGCGCCAGATTGTAGGCCCGTTCGAAATCGCCATTCCCCATGGCGTTCTGGGCTTCCTTCACGTAAGAACGGATGTGTTGAACCTCTGTCTGTTCGTTGCTGGAGAGGGTGCGGTTAAGTCCGCGCAGGTTCGATTCGGTTGCTTCAATCAATTGTGTGGTGTCGAGCTTCTGGTGAAGCGCTTCGTCGTGCGAAATCGACGCGGCGGTGAGTGGACCAGACTGTTGAGCCGGTGCCGGCGTGTTTTCTACGACGGTTTTCTTTGGTGGAGCAGGAGGCTGTACGACCTTTCGCGCTGGCCGCGGTTTGGGCTTCGGAGGAGTGGCGGTAGCGATGGTGATCTCTTCCGGGGTCGGCAAGGGGCGAGCGGGCTCGGAAGTTATCGGCGGCGGAGGGCCGGGCGACTGAGTAGTGGTTGTGGCCGGCTGAATTGTTGGAGCCTGAGCCTGCGACCGAATATTGGGCTTCTTCTTCCAAAGCTTGCAGCCGGACGAGCCCAGTAATAGGGCAGCGAGCAAGAGGAAAGATGGTGTCCGGCCTAGCTTCATACGTATTTTGTATTCCTTCAACAGTAGTTACGCAACTTACGCTGGTGATACGTCGGCGGAGGCCTCGCTGAAGGCCCGATCGACGTTGGCGATTGCGGGCAAGCGAAGGTGGAATGTTGTGCCGCCGCCATCGCGTGATTCAAATTCGAGCGAGCCGTTATGAAGTTGCAGGACCCGGTAGGTCATGGCCAAGCCGATGCCGCTGCCGCCCTTCTTGGTCGTGAAATAGAGGTTGAAAATCTTGTCCCTGACCTCGGGCGGAATGCCGGGCCCCTGGTCTTTGATGTCTATGCTGACAACATTGTCGTCGCGATAGGCCGCCATGGTGAGACTTCCTCCGCTGGTGCCCATCGCCTGAATGCCATTGAGCACCACGTTGAGCACGGCCTGCTTGATCAAGTCTGCATCGATGCGAACCCAGAGGGGCTCGTTAGCGATTTCGCGGACGAGTTGGATGCCCTGCTGGTTGGCCTGCGGGATAGCAAGGAGCGCGACATCTTCAAGTGTTCGGCGAAGATCAGTTTCGATAAGCCGGAGTTCGACGGGCCGGGAGAAGTCCACAAGCGTTTGAACAACACGGTCGAGACGGCGGATCTCGCTGGCGATGACGTCCATGTGCCTGCGACTGTCTGGTTCGAGATCCGGAAGCTTTTCGCGGAGCACTTCAAGGTGAAGAACGATAGCGTTGATGGGATTCTTGACTTCGTGCGCGACACCGGAGGTGAGGCGTCCGATAGCGGCGAGACGCCGAGAGAGTTCGATTTCGTCCTCGATCTTCTGGACTGACTCGGCGTCACGGATGGTGACAAGGGCTCCGATTCGTTCGCCACGCTCTTCGATGAAATCGAGCGAAACCTGGACACGCCGGCCGTTCTCCGTCTGAAGTTCAGCTTCTTCCAGCGGGTGATGGAGTTGGAAGGCGTCGAGGATCACACGGCCGAGCACGGAAGCGTCATTGAAGATGTCTTCGACAGAACGGCCGAGCATTTCGCTGCGCGGTCTGCCGACAAACCTTTCAGCGGAGGCGCTCACGAGAACGGCCCGCCAGTCACGCGTGAAGAGCATGAGGCCATCTTCAAGATTGGCCATGATCTGATCGAGGTTCTCCTTCAAAGCGGAGAAGACTTCTTTCACATCACGCATCTGGCGACCGAGTTTGTCGATCTTGTTGCTGACCTGGCCATACTCGTCTTTGCGCGTCTCCTGCTTTTCTTCCGGGGCGACGTCAATTTCGCCGGCGGTGAGGCGATCGAGGCGCTGGCCGATTGCTTCGAGAGGCCGAAGCGCAAAATTCGACAATGCTGCGGCCAGCACGAACGATACGAAGATCGCAATACCGGCAAAGGTAAGAGCACGGTTGAACTGAGGTTCCAGTTCGTTCTTCAGAAAAAGCGTTTGCAGGCTGACACGGACTTCGCCGAAGGGAACACCGGCACGCTGAAGGCGAAGGGTGACGTCATAGACCTTGGGTTTGCCATAGACGATCTTCACCTGCTGCCAGAAGGTGGCGTTACGCAGGTTGAGGAATTGTTCACGCTTGGGCAGGGGTTTTCCCTGAAGGTCGCTCAACGAATGCAGGAGCGCATTGCCTTTGATGTCAGCAATCGCCACTTCGTAGACACTCGGCTCGTATCCCACGATGGACTGGATGAGCGAGTTGACGCCGGGGTCTTCCGCAAGGCTGCCTTCAAGGACGCGGCGGACCTCGTCGGGATCCTGTTCATTGACCCGCATATTGCTGAGGTCAACGTCGAGCGAGTCGCGAGAAACCTGGTAAATCTGATGGGCGATGAAGTCGCCTTGTTCGTAGGCTTCCGTGATGCGCTGACGCAGGATCTGAGACAAATAGACGTACGAGAGCACTGAGACCAGGGCGAGCACCATACCGCTGATCGCCAGCACGAGTTTTGTCTTCAGGCGGAGACGCATGGATAGAGAAAGAAGAAGACAGGCGCGCTTACCCCATAATACCGGAGTTTTACCTGCTTTCCGTTAGCTTTCGTTGGAGGCACCGTTCGCGTGCGCCTGGCTGTACTCCTTAAGTTTGTTGTGCAAGGTCTTCAGGCTGATGCCCAGAATCTCCGCGGCTCGAGTCTTGTTGTTGTTCGTAGATTCCAGGGTCTTCATAATCAGAAGACGCTCCGCCTCGCCAACGGTGGTTCCGACACCGAGTCGAACGGCGTTGGCTTCGAGAACCGGAGCTTTGGGTGTGACCTGCCCGAAACCGGGGGGCAGGTGGCGGGTCTCGATTACCGAACCTTCACAGACAATAACGGCGCGCTCGAGGACGTTGCGAAGTTCGCGGACATTGCCGGGCCAGGCATAGCTGGCAAAGGTGTTCATGACCGCTTCACTCACCATGGCGACATTCCGGCCGTGTTTGATATCGATGTCGGCAATGAGCGCTTTCACGAGATCAGCCAAATCTTCCTTGTGCTCTCGAAGAGGCGGCATGTGGATGCTGAAGACGTTAAGGCGGTAATAGAGATCGTTTCGGAGTTCGCCCTTCGCAACGGCCTCTTCGGGAACCTTGTTGGTGGCTGCAATTACGCGCACATCCACAGAAGTTTCCACCTTGCTGCCTAACCGACGGAGTTTGCGATCTTCAAGGACGCGAAGGAGCTTGGCCTGAGTGCCGATGGGCATTTCACCAATTTCGTCCAGAAGAAGGGTCCCGCCTTCCGCTAACTCGAAACATCCAACACGACGCTCGAGTGCGCCCGTAAACGCACCTTTCTCGTGTCCGAAGATTTCACTTTCAATCAAAGTCTCAGGTATCGCGGCGCAATTAATGGCGACGAATGGCTTGTCCTTGCGAGAGCTCTGCTGGTGGATGGTGCGGGCGACCAACTCTTTTCCGGTGCCGCTTTCGCCTGTGATCAGTACCGAGGCAGTGCTGGGGGCAACCATTTCAACGAGACGGAAAACCTCCTGCATCTTCTTTGAAGGTCCAATGAGCGAGCCGAACACCCCGGTGTCGCGCAGCTTACGGCGAGTCGCTTCGAGTTCAACTTCCATTCCGCGCTGCCTTGTCGCATTTTGCAGAATGGTGCGCAGGCGGGTGGGGTTGACGGGCTTTTCGATGAAATCGTAAGCGCCGATCTTCATGGCCTGCACGGCCGTATCCACGCTTCCTTGAGCGGTCAGCACGATCACCGCGACTGGTTGCGATTGCTGAGACAGGCGCTGAAGCAATTCCAGACCATCCATTCGGGGCATCTTGAGGTCGGTGACAACGATGCCGGGGGAGAATGGGCCGACTTTTTCGAGTGCTTCCACTCCGTCGCTGGCGGTTTCGGTGCGGTATCCCCAGGCAGAGATCAACTCAGACATGCCGGAGCGTT encodes:
- a CDS encoding ATP-binding protein, encoding MRLRLKTKLVLAISGMVLALVSVLSYVYLSQILRQRITEAYEQGDFIAHQIYQVSRDSLDVDLSNMRVNEQDPDEVRRVLEGSLAEDPGVNSLIQSIVGYEPSVYEVAIADIKGNALLHSLSDLQGKPLPKREQFLNLRNATFWQQVKIVYGKPKVYDVTLRLQRAGVPFGEVRVSLQTLFLKNELEPQFNRALTFAGIAIFVSFVLAAALSNFALRPLEAIGQRLDRLTAGEIDVAPEEKQETRKDEYGQVSNKIDKLGRQMRDVKEVFSALKENLDQIMANLEDGLMLFTRDWRAVLVSASAERFVGRPRSEMLGRSVEDIFNDASVLGRVILDAFQLHHPLEEAELQTENGRRVQVSLDFIEERGERIGALVTIRDAESVQKIEDEIELSRRLAAIGRLTSGVAHEVKNPINAIVLHLEVLREKLPDLEPDSRRHMDVIASEIRRLDRVVQTLVDFSRPVELRLIETDLRRTLEDVALLAIPQANQQGIQLVREIANEPLWVRIDADLIKQAVLNVVLNGIQAMGTSGGSLTMAAYRDDNVVSIDIKDQGPGIPPEVRDKIFNLYFTTKKGGSGIGLAMTYRVLQLHNGSLEFESRDGGGTTFHLRLPAIANVDRAFSEASADVSPA
- a CDS encoding sigma-54 dependent transcriptional regulator gives rise to the protein MTQEKVLIVEDEDNERSGMSELISAWGYRTETASDGVEALEKVGPFSPGIVVTDLKMPRMDGLELLQRLSQQSQPVAVIVLTAQGSVDTAVQAMKIGAYDFIEKPVNPTRLRTILQNATRQRGMEVELEATRRKLRDTGVFGSLIGPSKKMQEVFRLVEMVAPSTASVLITGESGTGKELVARTIHQQSSRKDKPFVAINCAAIPETLIESEIFGHEKGAFTGALERRVGCFELAEGGTLLLDEIGEMPIGTQAKLLRVLEDRKLRRLGSKVETSVDVRVIAATNKVPEEAVAKGELRNDLYYRLNVFSIHMPPLREHKEDLADLVKALIADIDIKHGRNVAMVSEAVMNTFASYAWPGNVRELRNVLERAVIVCEGSVIETRHLPPGFGQVTPKAPVLEANAVRLGVGTTVGEAERLLIMKTLESTNNNKTRAAEILGISLKTLHNKLKEYSQAHANGASNES
- a CDS encoding MBL fold metallo-hydrolase, with protein sequence MDKRTRPSVMVTYGDRTVVIDTTPDFRQQAIREGIRKVDAVLYTHAHADHILGLDDLRPLTFWSGDIPLYADAATMSRLKEIFGYIFSGEYRFGGSSTLVLKDLAGDIELFGASFRPVKVKHGDAEILAFRFGSAAYVTDFSDIPESAIPMLEGLDLLFLDALRHKPHPTHSSLSNSLALVERLKPKRAFFTHISHDLPHAETNAVLPGNVRLSHDGLKLEFEI
- a CDS encoding bifunctional riboflavin kinase/FAD synthetase, translated to MQIFRHLQDVPKDFGPTIVSVGNFDGIHRAHQAVLHEMLTRARAGGMKAMAVTFDPHPTRILRPDAELKLITPLPVKLKLFEKTGIDALLVLPFTRDLSMMTPQEFVRQILVDALNVREVHEGYNFHFGHKASGNVDVLREFGREHGFKVFVYPEMTLRGEKVSSTEVRRLLCEGNVSKARHLLGRVFSIHSSPGRGRGYGHKYTVPTINLVPYEELIPRDGVYITRSKIGDVCFDSVTNVGVRPTFGPDSFAIESHMLNFHPIELMAQTPVELIYLKWIRPEMKFSSTEALRDQIAKDVHKARRFFHHLKTREQLV
- a CDS encoding 3-isopropylmalate dehydrogenase, whose product is MNANRKRIAVVPGDGIGKEVIPQALEVLQATGAPLDFTLFDWGADRYLADGTTIPTDGFQMLARDFDAIFVGALGDPRVPTNIHAKEILLGMRFKMDLYANVRPVKLLDESLCPLKNARNIDFVVIRENTEGVYMDMGGYFKKDTPDEVATQEDINTRKGVERIIRFAFDYARSHGRKRVLMADKSNVMSYAGGLWQRVFKLVAQEYADIQTQHTYVDALCLQMVREPQSLDVIVTNNMFGDIVTDLAAALQGGLGMAASGNIHPGRTSMFEPVHGSAPPIAGKNIANPMGSILTGAMMLAHLGFSAEAAKIEAAVIKAVQEKKTTVDVGGSLGTKECASWIANQVVR
- a CDS encoding Ig domain-containing protein; this translates as MFVAVVIGSSLAQTPTQALAFQTTALPSGNVDRSYSAMISMTGGAKPYRWAQTEGNLPPGIGLKNDSGALSGIPTENGTFRFKVSVTDTTGKTIVRDFVIEISDDLAIRWLKAPALNSNTLSGSVEVTNGSREVFDITVVVVAVNEVGKAFTLGYEHQQLVPTLRKEVRFSAALPNGHYIVHADAVAEVPRPKRITRVRLQTDGPITVDVNR
- a CDS encoding DUF1844 domain-containing protein, with product MADKKNEEFTVADRRRFSFEDGEIHDNPERAQRPEEKASESAKPLEAAPQETKKAEIKEFPKKETVTEPEAATDTATGQQHPPLSEADKKAGDTGFAQASKAIDDQIRAQLGRKAEDFQMSFDRFVASLYMTALMQMGLLHEQGGQPRVDLLGARQTIDTLVLIRDKTKGNLTPQEENLLSNSLYEVQMAYVEVTNAVTRQVQPAPPGAVPNPFVKK